The proteins below are encoded in one region of Reichenbachiella sp. 5M10:
- a CDS encoding cellulase family glycosylhydrolase, with product MRNSKKLSIIYMSTSFVVILFLFFYGASQFLTFFKTGAERSDMLLLDSHHINHFYQPKIQWVNVGQNEGRIFEPYAQIKMGKDYLASYFYQFQAFKKRESQGLNDYFTEQFRAKLLPLLTQFIEDKKMLDATTISHEVELKFYSQDGTVATLEDRVVSFHKIRQLDQPEISFYDTSQYQVMLLLEDNHWRIRHKVSQPLSNQNKVSSPSNQSQKVKDLELLVEGEPFHIQGINYYPQQYPWQEMWLNYTSIDFDSDFTLIQNLGFNTLRIFVPYGEFSDPGTSGQHLDHLQDLMDKIDRHGLKVIVTLFDFFLGYDVVDWSLSDRHAEKIVIRLKNHPALLAWDLKNEPDLDFDTKGKQVVLDWLFFINRRIKTYDPHAVTTVGWSVPERAHHLADELDFVSFHYYEKTGQLAGRVAALRDSMEVSKPLFLGEVGKHSFSAFWYPWSNSPEDQANYYQNILSESTTLGLHFATWTLYDFSSVPANVAGKWPWQRAPQKAYGIIDTKGNKKKTYSIIQNHLNETK from the coding sequence ATGAGAAATTCCAAGAAACTATCGATCATATACATGTCAACCAGTTTTGTGGTCATTCTATTCCTATTCTTCTATGGTGCATCACAGTTCCTTACGTTTTTCAAAACAGGTGCCGAGCGCAGTGACATGTTGCTATTGGATTCTCACCATATCAATCACTTCTACCAACCCAAAATTCAGTGGGTCAACGTAGGACAGAATGAAGGTCGAATTTTTGAGCCCTATGCTCAAATCAAAATGGGGAAAGACTATTTAGCGTCCTACTTTTATCAGTTTCAAGCATTCAAAAAACGAGAAAGTCAAGGGCTAAATGATTATTTCACCGAGCAGTTTAGGGCGAAACTGTTGCCTCTACTTACGCAATTCATTGAAGACAAAAAAATGCTGGATGCAACCACCATCTCCCATGAGGTTGAGCTTAAATTTTATTCTCAAGATGGCACAGTGGCTACCTTGGAAGATCGTGTAGTCAGTTTTCATAAAATCAGACAACTGGATCAACCCGAAATCTCCTTCTATGATACCTCCCAGTACCAAGTAATGCTCCTCTTAGAAGACAATCATTGGCGTATTCGCCACAAAGTGAGTCAGCCATTGTCCAACCAAAACAAAGTCTCCTCCCCCTCCAATCAGAGCCAAAAAGTCAAAGACCTAGAGCTACTAGTAGAGGGCGAACCGTTTCATATCCAGGGCATCAACTACTATCCACAACAGTATCCCTGGCAAGAAATGTGGCTCAATTATACCTCGATCGATTTCGATTCGGATTTCACACTGATCCAAAACCTAGGGTTTAATACACTAAGGATATTCGTGCCATACGGAGAGTTCAGTGATCCTGGTACTTCAGGGCAGCATCTAGATCACCTACAAGACCTCATGGACAAGATAGACCGTCACGGTCTAAAAGTCATCGTGACGCTTTTCGACTTTTTCCTAGGGTATGACGTAGTAGACTGGAGCCTCTCTGATCGTCATGCAGAAAAAATCGTGATACGACTAAAGAACCATCCTGCCCTCTTGGCTTGGGACCTGAAAAACGAACCAGACCTAGACTTTGACACGAAAGGCAAACAAGTAGTACTAGACTGGCTCTTTTTTATCAATAGAAGAATCAAAACCTATGACCCACATGCTGTGACCACAGTAGGCTGGTCAGTACCAGAACGAGCACACCACCTTGCCGATGAGTTGGACTTTGTCTCTTTCCACTACTATGAAAAAACAGGACAATTGGCTGGACGAGTAGCCGCTTTGCGAGATAGTATGGAGGTATCCAAGCCACTATTTCTTGGTGAGGTAGGAAAACACAGCTTTTCTGCATTTTGGTACCCCTGGAGCAATAGTCCCGAAGACCAAGCCAATTATTACCAAAACATTCTATCCGAATCCACCACTCTGGGTTTGCACTTTGCCACATGGACACTTTATGACTTTTCGTCGGTCCCTGCCAACGTCGCAGGTAAATGGCCCTGGCAAAGGGCACCTCAAAAGGCTTATGGAATAATCGACACCAAAGGGAATAAGAAAAAAACTTATTCCATTATTCAAAATCATCTAAACGAAACAAAATGA
- a CDS encoding glycosyltransferase: MKHGIVIPCYNESSRLDLNTFIEFAKKHHDVTLCFVNDGSGDPTRSTLAGIKNLVHENVHVFNVEQNAGKANAVRQGALFLHEETEVETIGFLDADLSTSFQEYGDLIHEMEKSKGVIKIVFGSRNMNDGSNEIERNPIRKFVSDMIRILIYMITRLRIADTQCGAKVFHRDLIHMIYDKSFFSRWLFDVEILLRLKKKMGKTSFLGIFMEKPLKTWVHMEGSKLSVKDSIMIPWNLIKIWLEYEFKPVFQPKEKAVSSNS; encoded by the coding sequence ATGAAACACGGAATCGTAATACCATGCTACAATGAATCTTCAAGATTAGATCTAAATACATTCATTGAATTTGCCAAAAAGCATCATGATGTCACACTTTGCTTTGTCAACGACGGTAGTGGCGATCCTACTCGATCAACCTTGGCCGGTATCAAAAACCTTGTTCACGAAAATGTTCATGTCTTCAACGTAGAACAAAATGCGGGAAAAGCCAATGCGGTAAGACAAGGAGCGTTGTTCTTGCACGAAGAAACAGAAGTTGAAACGATTGGTTTTTTGGACGCTGATCTGTCCACTTCATTTCAGGAGTATGGTGATCTGATTCATGAAATGGAGAAATCAAAAGGGGTTATAAAAATAGTCTTTGGATCAAGAAATATGAATGATGGCTCTAATGAGATTGAGAGGAACCCTATTAGAAAATTCGTTAGTGATATGATCAGAATCCTGATATATATGATTACTCGTCTAAGGATTGCGGATACTCAATGTGGAGCAAAGGTTTTTCATAGGGACCTAATCCATATGATTTATGACAAATCTTTCTTTTCACGATGGTTATTTGATGTCGAAATCTTGTTGAGACTCAAGAAGAAAATGGGGAAAACTTCTTTTTTAGGGATTTTCATGGAGAAACCACTTAAGACATGGGTGCACATGGAGGGATCAAAATTGAGTGTCAAGGATTCCATAATGATACCTTGGAACCTGATTAAAATTTGGTTGGAGTACGAATTCAAACCAGTATTCCAACCGAAGGAGAAAGCTGTCAGCAGCAATAGTTGA
- a CDS encoding response regulator yields MAKKVNCIMLIDDNPDDNFFHKRVINKSECANQVIVFQSGQEALDYMKTHEQKNQVSPDLVFLDINMPGMTGWEFLEEYDKTTPSSSHHMVLIILTTSNNPDDINRTRSTTRASEHHTKPLTKEMLSDIIDKYF; encoded by the coding sequence ATGGCTAAGAAAGTAAACTGCATCATGCTAATCGATGACAACCCTGATGACAATTTCTTTCATAAGCGTGTCATCAACAAAAGTGAATGCGCCAATCAAGTGATTGTTTTCCAAAGCGGACAAGAAGCTCTAGATTATATGAAGACTCATGAGCAAAAAAATCAGGTCAGTCCAGATTTGGTATTTTTGGATATTAACATGCCCGGAATGACCGGGTGGGAGTTCTTGGAAGAGTATGATAAAACTACTCCTTCGAGCAGTCATCACATGGTCCTCATCATACTCACTACCTCGAACAATCCCGATGACATCAATAGAACCCGCTCCACAACCCGTGCGTCAGAGCACCATACCAAACCGCTCACCAAGGAAATGTTGTCTGATATCATAGACAAGTACTTTTAG
- a CDS encoding PAS domain S-box protein: MEEKTIHSELTFQLMIESTPNAIVLINKEGKIAYLNKPSEQLFGYDRTELIGQLIETLIPPRFHENHPRFRNMFFASPTVRSMGAGRDLYALRKDKSEFPVEIGLNPLVTTEGTLVLASIIDITERKKAEERFKLVVESAPNAMILVNQKGVITLVNAQTEQLFGYSKKELIGNRIEMLIPIRFAGKHPSDRTGYFEAPSTRKMGAGRELFGLRKDKKEVQIEIGLNPINTDEGEMVLASIIDITERKIQEKNQAIVKEMVAKNEELEQFAYIASHDLQEPLRTINNYIQVIQEDCLESMDAEAMRYLETIGKATDRMVILVKALLDYSRIGTGDRQMTKVNCSEIMKMVRSDLNDLIQKTEADITLNDPLPTLIGFDVDLRQLFQNLITNAIKFRKKTDIPKIKISCLKRKDYYEFQFQDNGIGIPKRNFERIFFIFQTLNPKGKYEGHGLGLAHCKKIVELHEGRIWVESKEGEGSIFYFTIPRITHG; this comes from the coding sequence ATGGAAGAAAAAACTATTCATTCGGAGCTGACTTTTCAGCTCATGATCGAGTCTACCCCTAATGCGATCGTTTTGATCAATAAAGAGGGAAAAATCGCTTATCTCAACAAACCATCCGAACAGCTGTTTGGGTACGACCGTACGGAGTTGATTGGACAATTGATAGAAACCCTCATCCCTCCCCGGTTTCACGAAAACCATCCCCGTTTTAGAAACATGTTTTTTGCTTCGCCTACTGTCAGGTCTATGGGAGCTGGGAGAGATCTCTATGCTCTGCGCAAAGATAAATCCGAGTTTCCAGTAGAGATTGGATTGAACCCATTGGTGACTACAGAGGGCACTTTGGTATTGGCCTCCATCATTGACATCACTGAGCGCAAAAAGGCCGAAGAGCGATTCAAGCTGGTCGTAGAGTCTGCACCCAACGCCATGATTCTAGTCAATCAGAAAGGGGTGATCACTCTAGTCAACGCCCAAACTGAACAGCTATTTGGGTATTCCAAAAAAGAACTGATTGGAAACAGAATAGAAATGCTTATTCCAATACGTTTCGCAGGCAAGCACCCCAGCGATAGAACGGGATATTTTGAAGCGCCCAGTACACGAAAAATGGGAGCAGGTCGTGAACTTTTTGGCTTGAGGAAGGACAAAAAAGAGGTGCAAATTGAGATAGGACTCAATCCTATCAATACCGATGAAGGTGAGATGGTACTTGCCTCTATCATTGACATCACCGAGCGAAAGATCCAAGAGAAGAACCAAGCAATAGTAAAAGAGATGGTGGCTAAAAATGAGGAATTAGAGCAGTTTGCCTACATAGCCTCCCATGACCTACAAGAACCACTGCGTACAATCAATAATTATATACAAGTGATTCAGGAAGACTGTCTCGAAAGTATGGACGCAGAGGCTATGCGCTATCTAGAGACGATCGGCAAGGCCACAGATCGCATGGTGATTTTAGTCAAAGCACTGCTCGACTACTCTCGAATCGGTACGGGAGATAGACAAATGACAAAAGTAAATTGTTCGGAAATCATGAAAATGGTGCGCAGTGACCTTAATGACCTGATTCAAAAAACAGAGGCCGATATCACGTTAAATGATCCGCTCCCCACTCTCATTGGGTTTGATGTGGATCTGAGGCAGCTTTTTCAAAACCTCATTACCAATGCGATAAAGTTTAGAAAAAAAACAGATATACCCAAAATCAAGATCTCTTGCCTAAAAAGAAAAGACTACTACGAATTTCAATTCCAGGACAATGGAATCGGGATACCCAAAAGAAATTTTGAACGAATCTTCTTCATCTTTCAAACCCTCAACCCCAAAGGAAAGTACGAAGGTCATGGATTAGGTTTAGCTCATTGCAAAAAAATAGTAGAACTGCACGAAGGCCGGATTTGGGTCGAGTCCAAAGAAGGTGAAGGCAGTATCTTTTATTTCACCATACCACGTATCACTCATGGCTAA
- a CDS encoding alpha-glucuronidase family glycosyl hydrolase produces the protein MKKILLIYLVFWSYVATAEDGHGLWLRYTPISQEAVLTQYLQTVDHFEVHTSSETGLLIHEELTNGLKSMYQQELVATEGLEHSLQVCKTDHSLVKGLGIDAEIKEQIGAEGFLLRSVQREGKSFLLLTANTDIGLYYGTFHLLRLMQTEQSLVGLDVVEYPRIETRMLNHWDNLDRSSERGYAGFAIWDWHRLPDYLDPIYAEYARANASIGINAMVPVNVNSNALILTPMYLEKVKALADLLRPYGIKMYLTARFSAPSEIGGLATSDPLDPGVAAWWADKAKEIYSYVPDFGGFLVKANSEGQPGPHDYHRNHAEGANMLAKALAPHGGQVIWRAFVYSEENPVDRHMQANDQFVPLDGQFDDNVSIQVKNGAIDFQPREPFHPLFSAMKETRLAMEFQITQEYLGQATQLVYLGTYYEECLDAQIGIKKATVSEVIEGQSNEQEHSVIAGVANIGTDRNWTGHLFGQSNWYAFGRLAWNPDLSADAIADEWIAMTFDHDPQVHATIKDIMMHSREAAVNYMTPLGLHHLMATGHHYGPGPWVSELGRPEWNPVYYHRADSFGIGFDRTAKGSGAVLQYQKSIAKKFGNLKSCPEEYLLWFHHVSWDYEMQSGRTLWDEMGLHYQSGVDEVRRFASQWKSLEGKVDARRFEEVQMLLTIHEKEAVWWKDASLLYFQTISNRPFPAEIETPKGSLAHYKRLRFPYAPGIKPQW, from the coding sequence ATGAAAAAAATACTATTGATCTATTTGGTTTTTTGGAGTTATGTAGCCACTGCGGAGGATGGACACGGACTGTGGCTCAGATATACTCCCATTAGCCAGGAGGCTGTGTTGACCCAATATCTACAGACCGTCGATCACTTCGAGGTACATACGAGTAGCGAGACGGGACTACTGATCCACGAGGAGTTGACAAACGGACTGAAGAGCATGTACCAGCAGGAGTTGGTTGCTACTGAGGGGTTGGAGCATTCGCTTCAGGTCTGCAAAACGGATCATTCGCTGGTGAAAGGACTCGGGATCGATGCGGAAATCAAAGAACAAATCGGAGCAGAGGGTTTTTTGCTTCGCTCAGTGCAGCGAGAGGGGAAATCCTTTTTGCTCTTGACTGCCAATACGGATATAGGACTGTACTACGGTACGTTTCACCTGCTCCGACTGATGCAGACTGAGCAGTCGCTGGTGGGCTTGGATGTTGTGGAGTATCCACGCATCGAGACCCGTATGCTCAACCACTGGGACAACTTGGACCGCAGTTCGGAGCGTGGCTATGCCGGGTTTGCAATTTGGGATTGGCATAGGTTGCCGGACTACCTCGACCCCATCTATGCCGAGTATGCGCGTGCCAACGCCTCGATTGGTATCAATGCCATGGTACCTGTCAATGTCAATTCGAATGCTTTGATTTTGACTCCCATGTACCTAGAGAAGGTAAAGGCCTTGGCGGATCTGCTGAGACCCTATGGTATCAAGATGTACCTCACGGCGCGATTTAGCGCGCCAAGCGAAATCGGTGGGTTGGCGACTTCCGACCCGCTCGACCCAGGGGTAGCGGCTTGGTGGGCTGACAAAGCAAAGGAGATATACAGTTACGTCCCAGACTTTGGTGGATTCTTGGTCAAAGCCAATTCAGAAGGGCAGCCTGGCCCGCACGACTATCATCGCAACCATGCCGAAGGGGCCAATATGCTCGCCAAGGCTCTCGCGCCTCATGGGGGACAGGTGATCTGGAGAGCCTTTGTCTACAGCGAAGAGAATCCCGTCGATCGCCACATGCAGGCCAATGATCAGTTCGTGCCGCTGGATGGGCAGTTCGATGACAATGTGTCGATTCAGGTCAAAAACGGTGCGATAGATTTTCAACCTAGAGAACCTTTTCATCCGCTGTTTAGCGCGATGAAGGAGACGCGGCTAGCGATGGAGTTTCAGATCACGCAGGAGTATCTGGGACAAGCGACGCAGCTTGTGTACCTAGGGACCTACTATGAGGAGTGTTTGGATGCGCAGATAGGAATCAAGAAAGCGACTGTTAGCGAAGTGATAGAGGGGCAGTCGAACGAGCAGGAGCATAGTGTCATTGCTGGTGTGGCCAATATCGGCACAGACCGCAACTGGACGGGGCATTTGTTTGGACAGTCCAACTGGTACGCCTTTGGGCGGTTGGCATGGAATCCAGATTTGAGTGCTGATGCTATTGCGGACGAATGGATCGCGATGACTTTCGATCACGATCCACAGGTACATGCGACCATCAAGGACATCATGATGCATTCGCGTGAAGCGGCGGTCAATTACATGACGCCACTGGGGCTGCATCACCTCATGGCGACTGGTCACCACTACGGGCCTGGACCTTGGGTGAGTGAACTGGGTAGACCTGAGTGGAATCCAGTCTATTATCATCGTGCAGATAGTTTTGGGATAGGGTTTGACCGTACGGCAAAAGGAAGCGGGGCTGTGCTTCAGTACCAGAAGTCTATCGCCAAGAAGTTTGGCAATCTGAAATCCTGCCCTGAAGAATACCTGCTATGGTTTCACCATGTCTCGTGGGACTATGAAATGCAATCGGGTAGGACGCTTTGGGACGAAATGGGATTACACTATCAGAGTGGTGTCGATGAAGTGAGGCGTTTTGCGTCCCAATGGAAAAGCCTAGAAGGGAAGGTCGATGCGCGGCGCTTTGAGGAGGTGCAGATGCTCCTGACCATACATGAGAAAGAAGCTGTATGGTGGAAGGATGCAAGTTTGCTGTACTTTCAGACGATTTCCAATCGACCGTTTCCTGCGGAGATAGAGACGCCAAAGGGGTCGTTGGCACATTACAAGCGTTTGAGATTTCCATATGCACCGGGCATCAAGCCTCAGTGGTAA
- the uxuA gene encoding mannonate dehydratase, protein MKQTMRWFGPGDPVSLRDIRQAGCSGVVTALHQIPVGEVWTVEAIEERKAIVAAEGMTWTVVESLPVSEAIKTRSEDCALHISHYKTSLENLSRCGIEVVTYNFMPILDWLRTDPFHVRPDGTRTLRFEWTDFVIVDWLLLQRPGAAEEYSVADKEQAQEKFGRMSEDQKKRLFDNMLLGLPGSKEAFTPEGILTALQSYEHIDEKQLKENLAHFLQAVIPMAEACGIHMAIHPDDPPYSVLGLPRIVSTEQDLADILSFAPSPANGLCFCTGSLGVRVDNDILGMLTRFSAHIHFVHLRNTARDSEGNFEEGEHLYADTDMVAVVDGLLDIMQRRRVSLPMRPDHGFQMMDDLSKDTYPGYTCIGRMKGLAELRGLELGLAYRK, encoded by the coding sequence ATGAAACAAACCATGAGGTGGTTTGGTCCTGGAGACCCGGTCAGCCTCAGAGATATCAGACAGGCAGGCTGTAGTGGAGTGGTCACGGCGCTGCACCAGATTCCCGTGGGAGAGGTGTGGACTGTGGAAGCGATCGAGGAGCGAAAGGCTATAGTGGCTGCCGAGGGGATGACCTGGACGGTAGTAGAGAGCCTGCCCGTGAGTGAAGCGATCAAGACGCGCTCAGAAGACTGTGCGTTACATATCAGTCACTACAAAACGAGTTTAGAGAATTTGAGTCGCTGCGGGATAGAGGTCGTGACGTACAACTTCATGCCGATACTGGATTGGCTCAGAACCGATCCGTTTCATGTGCGCCCAGACGGTACGCGTACCTTGCGGTTCGAATGGACGGACTTTGTCATCGTAGATTGGCTGTTGCTTCAGCGACCGGGTGCAGCGGAGGAGTATTCGGTAGCAGACAAGGAACAAGCGCAGGAGAAATTTGGACGTATGTCCGAGGATCAAAAGAAAAGACTGTTTGATAACATGCTACTCGGTTTGCCAGGGAGCAAAGAGGCCTTTACCCCCGAAGGGATCCTCACCGCTCTCCAATCCTACGAACACATCGATGAGAAACAGCTCAAGGAGAACTTGGCGCACTTTCTCCAAGCTGTGATCCCTATGGCAGAAGCCTGCGGGATCCACATGGCCATCCATCCAGATGATCCGCCGTATTCGGTACTGGGGCTGCCTCGGATTGTGAGTACAGAGCAGGATTTGGCGGATATCTTGTCCTTCGCTCCTTCTCCTGCTAACGGACTGTGCTTTTGTACGGGTTCGCTCGGTGTACGGGTAGACAATGATATCTTGGGGATGTTGACCCGCTTTTCGGCACACATTCATTTTGTGCATTTGCGCAATACCGCCAGAGATTCGGAGGGTAACTTCGAAGAAGGGGAGCATCTCTATGCCGATACCGATATGGTCGCGGTGGTGGACGGACTGCTGGATATCATGCAGCGTCGGCGGGTGAGTTTGCCGATGCGACCCGATCACGGGTTTCAGATGATGGATGATTTGTCGAAAGATACCTATCCCGGCTATACCTGCATCGGGAGGATGAAAGGCCTGGCTGAACTGCGAGGGCTAGAATTGGGCTTGGCGTATCGCAAGTAA
- a CDS encoding serine hydrolase, with protein MSNQSLADRLRYQRKIKGFSQEELSNKTSVTVRTIQRIENAEVNPHLNTIKLLAVALEVEVGDLLPIDDPKVETVKKKWLLLIHATPLLGIFMPLFNILIPLFLWIHKREDNPIYNTHGIKVINFQITAAILAVLSFVSLVTIEKWGFFLFILTVPICVGIVICNIIYVLRADKCYYPFSLPFLKIKKRHTADSIALLLVALSFVQCAPDHATIERLDGSTVAKDSITMKINQLTEDAQVQGMAVAIFNSKQPVYQHLSGYKDAPQKLALTDSTNMYGASLSKAVFSVLVMKMIEDSIIDLDTPLESYLPKKLHEYTPQTRWHDDFSDLKDDSLYHLITARMCLTHTTSFANSRGMESDHKLKTHGTPGTTYSYSGEGFIYLQVVLEKLTGKGLEQLAQEIIFQPLGMNKSSYEWKPRFDKDFAYGHQTNGKTYPKDKDNEPRGGSTLETTAEDYVKFLTAVLNQKIIHPSSYEEIFRPQIRIRSLTQFGEGTATSTDKYDDINLSYGLGWGYLETPYGIGLFKEGHGNGFQHYSILFPESGKGVLILTNSDNGESIFKELLAYTMADTYTPWEWENYIPYSH; from the coding sequence ATGAGCAATCAATCACTAGCTGATCGACTCAGATACCAGAGAAAAATCAAAGGGTTTTCCCAAGAAGAGCTCTCCAACAAAACGAGTGTCACTGTCCGCACCATCCAACGAATAGAAAACGCTGAGGTCAACCCCCACCTCAATACCATCAAGTTGCTGGCAGTAGCCCTCGAAGTAGAAGTAGGCGACTTGCTCCCCATCGATGATCCCAAAGTAGAAACGGTCAAGAAAAAATGGCTCCTACTGATCCATGCCACTCCTCTCTTAGGCATCTTCATGCCGCTGTTCAATATATTGATACCGCTGTTTCTATGGATCCACAAGCGAGAAGACAACCCCATCTACAACACCCACGGCATCAAGGTGATCAACTTTCAGATTACCGCCGCAATACTCGCCGTTCTCTCCTTTGTCAGCCTCGTCACCATCGAAAAATGGGGATTCTTCCTCTTCATCTTGACCGTCCCTATTTGCGTAGGTATAGTGATATGCAACATCATCTATGTCCTACGTGCGGACAAGTGCTACTACCCGTTCTCCCTCCCCTTCTTGAAAATCAAGAAAAGACATACTGCGGATAGTATTGCCTTACTTCTAGTGGCGCTATCTTTTGTTCAGTGTGCCCCTGACCATGCGACAATAGAACGCCTCGATGGCAGTACAGTAGCCAAAGACTCTATCACGATGAAAATCAACCAACTCACCGAGGATGCCCAAGTGCAGGGAATGGCTGTCGCCATATTCAACAGCAAACAACCCGTGTATCAACACCTCTCTGGATACAAAGACGCCCCTCAAAAATTAGCCTTGACCGACTCGACCAACATGTATGGCGCTTCGTTGAGTAAGGCCGTATTTAGCGTGCTGGTGATGAAAATGATAGAGGACTCCATCATTGATCTAGACACACCTCTAGAGTCCTATCTACCCAAAAAACTGCACGAATACACCCCGCAAACACGGTGGCACGACGATTTCTCGGATCTAAAGGATGACAGTCTCTACCACCTGATCACTGCACGCATGTGCCTGACACATACCACGAGCTTTGCCAACTCTAGAGGTATGGAATCTGACCATAAATTGAAAACCCATGGTACACCAGGTACCACATACAGCTACAGTGGAGAAGGCTTCATATACCTCCAAGTGGTACTGGAGAAGTTGACCGGCAAAGGGCTGGAGCAGCTCGCACAAGAGATCATATTCCAGCCACTGGGTATGAATAAATCCTCTTACGAATGGAAACCACGCTTTGACAAAGACTTTGCCTATGGCCACCAAACCAATGGCAAAACCTACCCCAAGGACAAAGACAATGAACCCAGAGGCGGCAGCACCTTGGAAACGACCGCAGAGGACTATGTCAAATTTTTAACCGCCGTGTTGAATCAAAAAATCATCCATCCCTCATCCTACGAGGAGATCTTTCGTCCACAGATCAGGATTCGCTCTTTGACTCAGTTTGGTGAAGGCACAGCAACATCTACCGACAAATACGACGACATCAACCTGAGCTATGGGCTGGGATGGGGATACCTAGAGACACCCTACGGCATAGGCCTGTTCAAAGAAGGGCATGGCAATGGGTTTCAACACTACTCGATCTTGTTTCCCGAGTCGGGCAAGGGTGTCCTCATCCTAACCAACTCAGACAATGGGGAGAGTATCTTCAAAGAACTGCTGGCCTACACCATGGCAGACACCTATACTCCGTGGGAGTGGGAAAACTACATCCCGTACTCGCACTAA